From Alteromonas australica, one genomic window encodes:
- the rsxD gene encoding electron transport complex subunit RsxD, whose protein sequence is MKLSLSSSPHQRVRRDTGQVMRLVVYAMLPGILAQAYFFGWGVLIQALLAVISATVFEGIILWLRKRPIERTLTDYSAVVTGLLIAISIPPTLPWWMTVTGVFFAIVVAKHVYGGLGFNIFNPAMIAYVVLLISFPAAMSLWLVPVTHASITPNLLDSVSLIFSGYTTSGYDVTQLRTIADGVTMATPLDTLKTNLTQGLTYSESLVQPIFQGGFFDAAGAGWGWVSLAYLLGGVWLVRLKVIGWHIPLSLILAVAILSSLLHMVDSDYFASPLFHLLNGAVMVGAFFIATDPVSASTTPKGRIIFGAAIGFWVVIIRTFGGYPDAIAFAVIIMNMAVPLIDYYTKPRTYGRGVRKVQRGD, encoded by the coding sequence ATGAAATTATCGTTATCTAGTTCACCACACCAAAGAGTAAGGCGTGATACCGGCCAAGTTATGCGCTTGGTGGTTTATGCCATGCTCCCCGGCATTTTGGCGCAGGCGTACTTTTTTGGTTGGGGCGTACTCATTCAAGCATTACTTGCCGTCATCAGCGCCACTGTGTTTGAAGGTATTATACTATGGCTTAGAAAACGGCCTATCGAGCGCACATTAACCGATTATTCAGCGGTAGTGACTGGCCTGCTTATTGCCATAAGTATTCCCCCTACACTGCCTTGGTGGATGACAGTAACAGGTGTATTTTTTGCTATTGTGGTCGCAAAGCATGTGTATGGCGGGCTAGGTTTTAATATATTTAACCCCGCCATGATTGCCTATGTAGTGCTACTCATTTCCTTCCCCGCAGCCATGAGCCTTTGGTTAGTACCCGTTACCCATGCCAGCATTACGCCCAATTTGTTAGATTCGGTATCGCTAATTTTCAGTGGCTATACCACCAGCGGCTACGATGTCACTCAGCTGCGCACCATTGCCGATGGCGTCACTATGGCCACTCCCTTGGACACATTAAAAACCAATTTAACTCAAGGGCTAACTTATTCTGAATCGCTTGTTCAACCCATTTTTCAAGGTGGCTTTTTTGATGCAGCCGGTGCCGGATGGGGCTGGGTTAGCCTAGCCTACCTATTAGGGGGCGTTTGGCTAGTAAGACTAAAAGTCATCGGTTGGCACATTCCATTAAGCCTTATATTAGCAGTAGCCATTTTATCCTCGCTGCTTCACATGGTAGACAGCGATTACTTTGCATCACCACTCTTCCACCTGTTAAATGGGGCGGTCATGGTAGGGGCATTTTTTATTGCTACCGACCCGGTGTCTGCTTCAACCACGCCTAAAGGGCGAATTATTTTCGGTGCAGCCATTGGCTTTTGGGTGGTCATTATACGTACCTTTGGCGGCTACCCCGATGCCATTGCATTTGCTGTTATTATTATGAACATGGCTGTTCCTCTAATAGATTATTACACCAAACCTCGTACCTATGGTCGTGGCGTTCGCAAGGTTCAACGGGGAGACTAA
- a CDS encoding MATE family efflux transporter, which translates to MILGMIMMMSFGLIDTFFVSLLGTEQLAAISFTFPVTFTVISLNIGLGIGTSAIIGRLQGSNDLTLSQHYATGSLMLSAILVGSLACVGYFTIELVFSMLNAPVLLMPYIYDYMGLWYLSSVFLSLPMVGNSVLRACGDTRTPSVVMASVGGINAILDPVFIFGFGPVPAMGIQGAALATLLAWCVGAFWILYLLAVQRKLMLPRLLSFTELKASSSEILRIGLPAAGANMLTPIAGGVMTAVVAAYGPAAVAAWGVGNRLESIASILVLALSMTLPPFISQNVGANKIDRVKRAYSLTLKFVLFWQFTVFVIMWVLSTWIGAAFAKEPEVSALIQLFLMIVPLGYGMQGIIILTNSSLNAMHRPMSALALSVIRLFVFFVPISVAASYLYGLKGLFWGTVIANIAMACVSVVVFQRAITQFDASDVHNERK; encoded by the coding sequence ATGATTCTGGGCATGATCATGATGATGAGCTTCGGGTTGATAGATACCTTTTTTGTCAGCTTACTGGGCACTGAGCAACTTGCCGCTATTAGTTTTACTTTCCCTGTGACGTTCACCGTGATTAGTCTTAACATTGGTCTGGGCATTGGCACATCTGCCATTATTGGCAGACTACAGGGTAGCAATGATTTAACCTTATCCCAGCATTATGCTACCGGTTCACTCATGTTATCCGCCATATTGGTGGGAAGCTTGGCTTGCGTGGGTTATTTCACGATCGAGCTCGTTTTCTCTATGTTAAACGCCCCAGTTTTATTGATGCCTTATATTTATGACTATATGGGGCTGTGGTATCTCTCTAGCGTTTTTCTCTCGCTACCTATGGTTGGCAATAGTGTACTTCGGGCGTGTGGTGACACGCGTACGCCAAGTGTTGTAATGGCAAGCGTAGGCGGTATTAACGCTATTCTTGACCCTGTCTTTATTTTTGGCTTTGGTCCGGTACCGGCCATGGGCATTCAAGGTGCCGCATTAGCCACCCTGCTAGCGTGGTGTGTGGGCGCGTTTTGGATCCTGTATCTGTTAGCGGTGCAACGTAAATTAATGTTACCTAGGCTGTTGTCTTTTACTGAGTTAAAGGCCAGTAGCAGTGAAATACTGCGTATTGGCCTTCCTGCAGCGGGAGCCAATATGTTAACCCCAATAGCCGGTGGAGTGATGACAGCGGTTGTCGCTGCTTATGGACCCGCCGCAGTGGCTGCGTGGGGCGTAGGGAACCGGTTGGAGTCTATTGCCAGTATTCTTGTATTAGCATTGTCTATGACGCTTCCTCCGTTCATAAGCCAAAATGTTGGGGCAAATAAAATAGACCGGGTGAAACGCGCTTATTCGTTAACTCTCAAATTTGTGCTTTTTTGGCAATTCACCGTATTCGTCATTATGTGGGTGTTATCCACGTGGATAGGCGCTGCGTTTGCGAAAGAACCCGAAGTGTCAGCACTTATTCAGTTATTTCTCATGATAGTGCCGCTAGGCTATGGCATGCAGGGTATTATCATACTTACCAACTCTTCGCTAAATGCAATGCATCGGCCTATGAGCGCGCTAGCATTAAGTGTGATCCGATTATTTGTATTTTTCGTCCCAATAAGTGTAGCCGCGAGTTATTTGTATGGCTTAAAGGGGCTGTTCTGGGGAACAGTTATTGCAAACATCGCAATGGCATGTGTGTCGGTGGTGGTGTTTCAACGAGCAATCACGCAATTCGATGCTAGCGACGTACACAATGAACGCAAGTAA
- the uvrB gene encoding excinuclease ABC subunit UvrB: MSKGFELHSNYKPAGDQPNAIATLVDGLESGLAAQTLLGVTGSGKTFTMANVISEVQRPTLILAHNKTLAAQLYGEMKEFFPNNAVEYFVSYYDYYQPEAYVPSTDTFIEKDASINDHIEQMRLSATKALMERRDVVIVASVSAIYGLGDPESYMKMLLHLRQGDTMDQRDILRRLAELQYKRNDLAFERGTFRVRGDVIDIFPADAEKQAVRVELFDDEIDKISLFDPLTGAVDKSVVRATVFPKTHYVTPREKILDAIERIKGELKERKTQLQQANKLLEEQRISQRTQFDIEMMMELGYCSGIENYSRYLSGRAPGEPPPTLLDYFPADGLMFIDESHVTVSQVGAMYKGDRSRKETLVEFGFRLPSALDNRPLKFDEFEQICPQTIYVSATPGEYELNKTQGDIVEQVVRPTGLLDPEIEVRPVATQVDDVLSEIQKRVKVDERVLITTLTKRMAEDLSEYLNEHGVKVRYLHSDIDTVERIEIIRDLRIGKFDVLVGINLLREGLDMPEVSLVAILDADKEGFLRAERSLIQTIGRAARHINGRAILYADSITKSMRKAMDETGRRRQKQIEHNTANNITPMRLNKPITDIMDLGEGAHPASGKVRLRKVEEKKKQQKAASATDLMDQIAELEKQMFNYARELEFEKAASLRDDIEALRKQVVALS; encoded by the coding sequence ATGAGTAAAGGATTTGAACTCCATTCAAATTACAAGCCAGCAGGCGATCAACCCAACGCTATAGCTACCCTTGTGGATGGGCTAGAGAGTGGGTTAGCCGCGCAAACCCTATTGGGCGTTACTGGCTCAGGAAAAACCTTTACTATGGCAAACGTGATTAGTGAAGTGCAACGTCCTACCTTAATTTTGGCGCACAATAAAACCCTTGCTGCGCAATTGTATGGCGAAATGAAAGAGTTCTTCCCCAACAATGCGGTAGAGTACTTTGTTTCTTATTACGATTATTATCAGCCGGAAGCCTACGTTCCTAGTACAGATACCTTCATTGAGAAAGATGCCTCAATTAACGACCACATTGAGCAAATGCGATTATCTGCGACTAAGGCGCTGATGGAGCGCCGGGATGTCGTAATTGTGGCAAGTGTGTCTGCAATATATGGTTTGGGCGACCCTGAATCCTATATGAAAATGCTGCTCCATTTGCGCCAAGGCGACACCATGGATCAACGGGACATATTACGTCGTCTTGCTGAATTACAATATAAACGCAACGATTTAGCTTTTGAGCGGGGCACATTTCGTGTGCGTGGCGATGTTATAGATATTTTTCCCGCCGATGCAGAAAAGCAAGCGGTTCGGGTTGAGCTGTTTGATGATGAAATAGATAAAATAAGCCTTTTCGACCCGCTTACCGGCGCGGTCGATAAATCGGTTGTCCGGGCAACGGTGTTTCCGAAAACCCACTATGTTACACCTCGAGAAAAGATTCTCGATGCTATCGAGCGTATTAAAGGTGAGCTAAAAGAACGTAAAACTCAGTTGCAACAGGCAAACAAATTACTGGAAGAGCAACGTATCTCTCAGCGTACACAGTTTGATATCGAAATGATGATGGAGTTGGGGTACTGCTCTGGGATAGAAAACTATTCTCGTTACCTTTCTGGTCGGGCGCCAGGCGAGCCACCGCCAACCTTATTAGATTATTTCCCAGCGGATGGCTTAATGTTTATAGATGAATCTCACGTTACCGTATCGCAAGTGGGAGCCATGTACAAAGGGGATAGATCCCGCAAAGAAACCTTAGTTGAATTTGGATTTCGTCTTCCATCAGCGTTAGATAATCGCCCGCTTAAATTCGACGAATTTGAACAAATATGCCCTCAAACTATTTATGTGTCTGCAACGCCAGGCGAATATGAATTGAATAAAACGCAGGGCGATATTGTAGAGCAAGTTGTTCGTCCTACGGGCTTACTGGATCCTGAAATTGAAGTTCGCCCTGTTGCTACTCAGGTGGACGATGTGCTTTCTGAGATTCAAAAGCGGGTGAAAGTTGATGAAAGGGTATTGATTACCACGCTGACTAAGCGAATGGCAGAAGATTTAAGCGAATACCTTAACGAACACGGTGTGAAAGTCAGGTACTTGCACTCAGACATTGATACCGTGGAACGTATCGAGATTATTCGAGACTTACGGATTGGTAAGTTTGATGTGCTCGTGGGAATTAACCTGTTACGAGAAGGCCTTGATATGCCAGAGGTGTCTTTGGTTGCAATATTAGATGCCGATAAAGAAGGTTTCCTACGCGCAGAGCGTTCACTCATTCAAACAATCGGTCGGGCCGCCAGACACATTAATGGCCGAGCCATTTTGTATGCCGATTCTATTACTAAATCTATGCGTAAAGCCATGGACGAAACCGGGCGTCGTCGTCAGAAGCAAATCGAACATAATACGGCGAACAACATTACCCCTATGCGTTTGAATAAGCCTATTACCGATATTATGGATTTAGGCGAGGGCGCTCACCCTGCGTCTGGAAAGGTGCGGCTACGCAAAGTTGAAGAGAAGAAAAAACAACAAAAAGCGGCCAGTGCTACCGACCTTATGGATCAGATTGCAGAGCTGGAAAAGCAAATGTTCAATTATGCCCGAGAGCTTGAATTTGAGAAGGCGGCATCCTTACGGGATGACATTGAAGCGTTAAGAAAACAAGTTGTGGCCCTCTCTTAA
- the rsxG gene encoding electron transport complex subunit RsxG, producing MKDTLAKNGLMLGTFAVITTALIAMTFFATEPRIEQQKARKLLSVLNEVVPHKLHDNAMYADCTEVVSKQLGNTLPHRVYRATLNGAPSALVLEATAPDGYSGDIELVIGVDTQLKVLGVRVLEHKETPGLGDKIELSVSNWITQFTGKRFNADALAPWQVKKDGGEFDQFTGATITPRAVVSAVKNALLFAAEEQSKLFSAPNACLTTAPTSEVSS from the coding sequence ATGAAAGATACTCTGGCGAAAAATGGGCTGATGTTAGGCACATTCGCGGTAATCACCACGGCGCTCATTGCCATGACATTTTTTGCTACCGAGCCGCGAATTGAACAACAAAAAGCACGTAAGTTATTAAGCGTGCTTAATGAAGTTGTTCCCCATAAATTACATGACAATGCCATGTATGCAGACTGCACTGAAGTGGTATCAAAGCAACTGGGCAATACCCTGCCCCACCGGGTATATCGTGCCACGCTAAATGGCGCTCCCTCGGCACTTGTTCTAGAAGCCACAGCGCCCGATGGCTACAGTGGCGACATTGAATTAGTGATTGGCGTAGACACCCAGCTCAAAGTACTAGGAGTACGGGTTCTAGAGCATAAAGAAACACCTGGGCTAGGCGACAAAATAGAATTATCGGTAAGCAATTGGATAACCCAATTTACTGGAAAACGGTTTAATGCCGATGCCTTAGCACCTTGGCAAGTAAAAAAAGACGGTGGCGAGTTTGATCAATTTACTGGGGCAACCATCACCCCTAGAGCCGTAGTAAGTGCAGTAAAAAATGCGCTTCTGTTTGCCGCTGAGGAGCAAAGCAAACTGTTTTCTGCTCCTAATGCTTGCCTAACCACCGCGCCTACAAGTGAGGTGTCATCATGA
- a CDS encoding LysR family transcriptional regulator has protein sequence MLNRLQESDIKLLRVFYAVASCNGFTAAEPVLRMQRPNISAAIKKLEERLDLVLCHRGRGGFQMTKEGEVVFQETKRIFNAFDNFVFNLKSLHDDYSGHITLVLMAGLPLSMHLAVSKAVKSTMKKFDDIHVNIQTRLYNEVEHVALSGECHLVVSTYDMVKPESVTFHPIGIATEGRLYCAPTHPLAKYRDCELPDNVNIEDYPAIGISGLSSANYIEDESRLAIQTFSDSFDAAMSAIMTGEYVGLLPDYMAKEQGAALGLVPIANGSLFNFSHNLFVINGKNTRLNPVLRHCIKELTYFIAESQK, from the coding sequence ATGCTAAACCGTCTACAGGAATCGGATATAAAGCTACTTCGCGTGTTCTACGCAGTAGCAAGCTGCAACGGATTTACTGCGGCAGAACCAGTGTTGCGTATGCAGCGTCCCAACATAAGTGCTGCCATTAAAAAGTTGGAAGAGCGTCTTGATCTTGTTCTTTGTCATCGAGGCAGAGGCGGTTTTCAAATGACGAAAGAAGGCGAAGTTGTATTCCAAGAAACAAAACGTATCTTCAACGCCTTCGATAACTTCGTATTTAATTTAAAATCACTTCACGATGATTACTCAGGGCACATTACGTTAGTGTTAATGGCAGGCTTACCGCTATCTATGCACTTAGCTGTAAGTAAAGCGGTTAAAAGTACAATGAAAAAGTTTGATGATATTCATGTGAATATCCAAACCCGCTTGTACAATGAAGTTGAGCATGTGGCGTTATCAGGTGAATGTCACTTGGTTGTTTCTACCTATGATATGGTAAAACCTGAGTCGGTTACCTTCCACCCAATTGGTATTGCTACCGAAGGGCGACTTTATTGTGCGCCTACTCATCCGTTAGCCAAATACCGTGATTGTGAATTACCCGACAACGTGAATATTGAGGACTACCCTGCGATTGGTATTTCAGGCTTATCGTCAGCCAATTATATTGAAGATGAATCACGTTTAGCCATTCAAACATTTTCAGACTCTTTTGATGCAGCCATGTCGGCCATTATGACTGGCGAATATGTTGGTTTATTACCAGACTACATGGCTAAAGAGCAGGGCGCGGCACTCGGGCTGGTGCCTATTGCCAACGGCAGTTTGTTTAACTTCAGCCATAATCTATTTGTTATCAACGGAAAAAATACTCGTCTTAACCCTGTATTAAGGCACTGTATTAAAGAACTTACTTACTTTATTGCGGAAAGCCAAAAGTAG
- the rsxB gene encoding electron transport complex subunit RsxB: MTITYAVIALGALALLFGLILGYASIRFKVDADPLVDQIDEVLPQTQCGQCGYPGCRPYAEAIANGDEINKCPPGGESTIKKLADLMGVEPKPLDDAHGEEDVKKVAFIREDECIGCTKCIQACPVDAILGAAKHMHTVIAEECTGCDLCVDPCPVDCIDMVPVTETTATWKWDFSSSPKGDIPIKMVS, encoded by the coding sequence ATGACCATTACCTATGCCGTTATCGCGTTGGGCGCACTGGCGCTACTTTTTGGGCTTATTTTAGGCTATGCCAGTATTCGCTTTAAGGTAGATGCCGACCCCTTAGTCGATCAGATTGACGAAGTGCTTCCGCAAACCCAATGTGGCCAATGTGGCTACCCCGGTTGTCGTCCTTATGCTGAAGCCATTGCCAATGGCGATGAAATTAACAAATGTCCTCCCGGTGGCGAGTCGACAATTAAAAAATTAGCCGACTTAATGGGCGTTGAACCCAAGCCTCTAGACGATGCCCACGGCGAAGAAGACGTCAAGAAAGTAGCCTTCATAAGAGAAGATGAATGTATAGGCTGCACTAAATGCATTCAGGCCTGCCCCGTAGATGCCATACTTGGCGCAGCCAAACACATGCACACGGTAATTGCAGAAGAATGTACAGGGTGCGATTTATGTGTAGATCCCTGCCCTGTAGATTGTATAGACATGGTTCCAGTAACAGAGACAACTGCTACATGGAAATGGGACTTTTCTTCATCACCCAAGGGTGATATTCCTATTAAAATGGTGTCTTGA
- the rsxA gene encoding electron transport complex subunit RsxA: protein MTDFLLLLIGTVLVNNFVLVKFLGLCPFMGVSSKLETAMGMSMATTFVLTLASATSYLVETYLLAPLGIGYLRTLAFILVIAVVVQFTEMVVHKTSPTLYRLLGIFLPLITTNCAVLGVALLNLTEQHTFIESLIYGFGAAVGFSLVLVLFAAMRERLAAADVPVAFKGASIAMITAGLMSLAFMGFSGLVKI, encoded by the coding sequence ATGACTGATTTTTTATTGCTTCTTATAGGCACAGTATTAGTAAACAATTTTGTTCTGGTTAAGTTTCTAGGCTTATGCCCGTTTATGGGTGTGTCCAGCAAACTAGAAACCGCTATGGGTATGTCTATGGCGACAACCTTTGTACTGACGCTTGCCTCAGCAACCAGTTACCTCGTAGAAACCTATTTATTAGCACCCTTGGGTATTGGCTATTTGCGCACATTAGCCTTCATTCTGGTTATTGCTGTTGTGGTACAATTTACAGAAATGGTGGTTCACAAAACCAGCCCTACCCTTTATCGCCTTCTGGGCATTTTCCTTCCCCTCATTACGACAAATTGTGCGGTACTTGGTGTTGCATTATTGAACTTAACTGAACAACACACTTTTATTGAAAGCCTAATTTACGGCTTTGGTGCTGCTGTAGGTTTTTCTCTTGTTCTTGTTTTATTTGCCGCCATGCGAGAACGTTTGGCCGCAGCCGATGTTCCCGTGGCCTTTAAAGGGGCGTCTATTGCGATGATTACAGCGGGCTTGATGTCTCTCGCGTTCATGGGCTTTAGTGGATTGGTGAAAATATAA
- a CDS encoding electron transport complex subunit E: MNDYRDLTLQGIWKNNPALVQLLGLCPLLAVTATFINGLGLGLATLLVLIGSNVTVSLVRNIVRNEIRIPVFVMIIAAFVTIIQLLMNAFTYELYLALGIFIPLIVTNCAIIGRAEAFASKNTPLPAAYDGLVMGLGFTFVLVVLGGMREILGAGTLFAGADRLFGPVAQNWTLVFFETDYPFLLAILPPGAFLGMGLLIAIKNMVDARIAEKTHTVKEKAERVRVTAESV; the protein is encoded by the coding sequence ATGAACGACTATCGCGATCTAACCCTGCAAGGGATTTGGAAAAATAACCCGGCACTAGTGCAATTGCTCGGGTTGTGCCCGCTTTTAGCGGTAACTGCAACCTTTATCAATGGCCTTGGGCTAGGCTTGGCTACATTACTCGTACTCATAGGTAGCAATGTCACCGTTTCCCTTGTGAGAAATATTGTACGTAACGAAATTCGAATCCCAGTTTTCGTTATGATTATTGCAGCCTTTGTAACGATTATTCAGCTACTCATGAATGCCTTCACCTACGAGCTTTATTTGGCGCTGGGCATTTTTATCCCTCTCATTGTGACCAACTGCGCCATTATTGGTCGAGCAGAAGCCTTTGCGTCGAAGAACACGCCCCTTCCCGCCGCTTATGACGGCCTAGTAATGGGGCTTGGCTTTACATTTGTACTGGTTGTTCTAGGCGGCATGCGTGAAATTTTAGGGGCAGGAACTCTGTTCGCGGGTGCTGACCGCCTTTTCGGCCCAGTAGCACAAAACTGGACACTAGTGTTTTTTGAAACAGATTATCCATTCTTACTGGCAATTCTCCCCCCTGGCGCCTTTTTAGGCATGGGGTTACTCATTGCCATAAAAAATATGGTTGACGCACGCATTGCTGAAAAAACGCATACCGTAAAAGAAAAAGCCGAACGTGTTCGTGTAACCGCCGAAAGTGTTTAA
- the nth gene encoding endonuclease III, with protein MNNAKRREILTRLRDANPHPTTELNFSTPFELLVAVTLSAQSTDVGVNKATDKLFPVANTPQAIADLGVEGLTQYIKTIGLYNSKAKNVHRLSEILVEKHNGEVPESREALEALPGVGRKTANVVLNTAFGWPTIAVDTHIYRVSNRTKFAMGKTVEKVEEKLLKVVPKEFKVDVHHWLILHGRYTCIARKPRCGSCIIEDLCEFKDKTEE; from the coding sequence ATGAATAATGCCAAACGTCGCGAAATTCTAACTCGATTACGAGATGCGAACCCTCATCCCACTACCGAACTAAACTTCTCAACGCCCTTTGAGTTGTTAGTCGCCGTTACCTTATCGGCCCAATCAACCGACGTGGGTGTTAATAAAGCCACTGACAAACTTTTTCCGGTGGCGAATACGCCCCAAGCTATCGCCGACTTAGGCGTAGAAGGCCTTACTCAGTATATAAAAACCATTGGCCTTTATAACTCCAAAGCCAAAAACGTGCATCGGCTGAGTGAGATTTTGGTTGAAAAACACAACGGTGAAGTACCGGAAAGCCGTGAAGCGCTAGAAGCCTTACCCGGCGTGGGAAGAAAAACAGCGAACGTGGTTTTAAATACCGCCTTCGGCTGGCCTACCATAGCGGTAGACACCCACATCTATCGCGTAAGCAACCGCACAAAATTCGCCATGGGTAAGACCGTCGAAAAAGTAGAAGAAAAGCTGCTAAAAGTGGTGCCTAAAGAATTTAAAGTGGATGTGCACCACTGGCTGATTTTGCACGGACGTTACACCTGTATTGCCCGTAAACCAAGATGTGGAAGTTGTATTATTGAAGATTTGTGTGAGTTTAAAGATAAAACTGAAGAATAA
- the rsxC gene encoding electron transport complex subunit RsxC — protein MKYPSFDHIIESLNAGKLFSFPGGVHPDDKKSLSNTESIATAPMPDILVLPLRQHVGSEGQCCVSVGDYVFKGQPISTTTSPYSVPVHAPTSGEIIAIAPHVVAHPSGLTEMCVSIKPDGKDTWGELTPLMDYQQRDKSQVIEAICQAGVAGMGGAGFPTHIKTANSKPVEFLVINGVECEPYITSDDRLMREHAWQIRQGLDILNHLVSPKAIIIAVEDNKPQAIEALNIACQDKQEYRVVPVETKYPAGGEKQLIQVLTGREVPRNGLPADVGVIMFNVGTCYAIADAILHGKPLIERIVTVTGDAVEHARNFRVLLGTPVSHLLDAAKYQPKKQKSPRVIMGGPMMGFALADATIPVVKTTNCLLVPSKKELVADNAERPCIRCSACADACPASLLPQQMFWHAKAKEYDKAEEYDLFDCIECGACAYVCPSEIPLVHYYRQAKSEIRLQRDERNKAEKAKQRFEARNERLAREKREREEKHRKAKEARLAATNNKTTTTASSGSESAKGGAAKDKVAAALARAKAKKAAQQAQASADEASLSQSTETDSAKDAKKAQVAAAIARAKAKKAAQQAETTSATPSSESATNAPDSPPQQTELSAADEKKARVAAAVARAKAKKAAQAKASMSDAATENKTDSSSDGAKEESAPVSRPPAGLSTDEADSKKARIAAAVAKAKAKKATQQETAEETKTPSSQSSEQSSEQAEQQDVSDPAAEKKARIAAAVAKAKAKKAKAEREKNS, from the coding sequence TTGAAGTATCCAAGTTTTGATCACATCATCGAGTCATTAAACGCGGGAAAGCTATTTTCTTTCCCTGGTGGTGTGCACCCTGACGACAAAAAATCGCTGTCTAATACAGAATCAATCGCCACGGCTCCAATGCCTGATATCCTAGTGCTGCCTTTGCGCCAACATGTAGGCTCTGAAGGGCAATGCTGCGTTAGCGTGGGTGATTATGTTTTCAAAGGGCAACCGATATCCACCACCACATCGCCCTACTCTGTGCCGGTACATGCACCTACCTCAGGCGAGATCATTGCCATTGCCCCTCACGTAGTCGCTCACCCAAGTGGGCTAACCGAAATGTGTGTGAGTATAAAACCTGATGGCAAGGATACATGGGGAGAACTCACGCCATTGATGGATTATCAGCAGCGTGATAAAAGCCAGGTTATTGAAGCAATCTGCCAGGCCGGTGTCGCGGGCATGGGTGGAGCAGGTTTCCCTACCCATATAAAAACCGCAAACAGTAAACCCGTCGAATTCTTAGTGATTAATGGTGTGGAGTGCGAACCCTACATCACCTCTGATGATAGGCTAATGCGTGAACACGCCTGGCAAATTAGACAAGGTCTAGATATTCTCAATCACCTTGTTTCACCAAAAGCTATTATTATCGCGGTTGAAGACAATAAACCTCAGGCCATTGAGGCCTTAAATATTGCCTGCCAAGATAAACAAGAATATCGGGTTGTACCAGTAGAAACCAAGTACCCCGCTGGCGGTGAAAAACAGCTTATTCAAGTTCTCACCGGGCGCGAAGTTCCACGTAATGGATTACCTGCCGATGTAGGGGTAATCATGTTTAACGTGGGCACATGTTATGCTATTGCCGATGCTATATTGCACGGTAAGCCCTTGATTGAAAGAATTGTTACCGTGACAGGCGACGCAGTAGAACATGCGCGAAATTTCCGCGTATTGCTAGGTACGCCAGTCTCTCACTTACTTGACGCCGCCAAATACCAACCTAAAAAACAAAAAAGCCCCCGGGTTATTATGGGTGGGCCAATGATGGGGTTTGCGCTAGCAGACGCTACCATTCCGGTGGTGAAAACAACTAACTGCTTGTTAGTTCCCAGCAAAAAAGAACTTGTGGCGGATAACGCAGAACGGCCCTGTATTCGCTGCAGCGCCTGCGCTGATGCCTGCCCCGCTTCACTATTGCCTCAACAGATGTTTTGGCACGCGAAAGCAAAAGAATACGACAAAGCAGAAGAGTACGATTTATTCGATTGCATTGAATGTGGCGCGTGTGCTTACGTATGCCCGAGTGAAATTCCGTTGGTTCACTATTATCGCCAAGCGAAATCTGAAATTAGACTGCAAAGAGATGAGCGCAATAAAGCAGAAAAAGCCAAACAACGATTTGAAGCACGCAATGAACGTTTAGCGAGAGAAAAACGGGAACGAGAAGAAAAACATCGTAAGGCAAAAGAGGCACGTTTAGCCGCCACTAATAATAAAACCACAACAACCGCTAGCAGCGGTTCTGAGAGCGCTAAAGGCGGTGCTGCGAAAGATAAAGTAGCAGCGGCATTGGCACGAGCAAAAGCCAAAAAAGCCGCTCAGCAAGCTCAGGCGAGTGCTGATGAAGCAAGCCTAAGCCAGTCTACAGAAACCGATAGCGCCAAAGACGCGAAGAAGGCACAAGTTGCTGCCGCTATTGCACGAGCAAAAGCGAAAAAAGCCGCACAACAGGCCGAAACAACATCTGCTACGCCGTCGAGTGAATCAGCCACGAACGCGCCTGACTCACCGCCACAGCAAACTGAATTATCAGCGGCAGATGAGAAAAAAGCCCGGGTAGCGGCCGCCGTTGCTCGCGCTAAAGCCAAGAAAGCGGCGCAAGCTAAAGCGTCAATGTCTGATGCGGCAACTGAGAACAAAACAGACTCATCTAGCGACGGCGCTAAAGAAGAAAGCGCACCTGTATCGAGGCCCCCTGCCGGTTTGTCTACTGATGAAGCAGACAGCAAAAAGGCGCGAATTGCCGCTGCCGTTGCGAAAGCTAAAGCGAAAAAAGCCACGCAACAAGAAACGGCAGAAGAAACCAAAACACCTTCTTCCCAAAGCAGCGAGCAATCCAGTGAACAGGCTGAGCAGCAAGACGTATCCGATCCCGCCGCAGAGAAAAAAGCTCGAATTGCAGCGGCTGTGGCTAAGGCAAAAGCCAAGAAGGCGAAAGCTGAGCGTGAGAAAAATTCATGA